The sequence TAAAAAAACCAAAGCTCAAATCTTTAtgcaaaattttggtttttgttgTACCAGGCAAAAGAATCCAACCTGAAGGGCTTGAACACCGCAGTATGCGAAGAAGTACTCCAGCCATTTGGGAAGCTtgaaactccggtgagaaagattTCTGTGGAAAGAAAGAGTGATGCCCAAAAGGCCAGAGACGACATACAATCCTACTGCAATGGAAAATGCTCCCCAATTGAATGTGAATGGAGCGGCGATACACAGCAAATGCATAGCCACAACCACTCCAACTGTGGCCACATCCATAGAATTCCACTTTCTGCCCCAATAAATGTTGTTCCTCCTCTTCACTACAACGTCAGATAGCAGGATTCTGCCAAAGCTTGAATCTTTTTCATTTCCCGGAACTGGAATTGATGCTGCACTGAAAATGGTCCACACCCTTTTGTTGCTTCTGTTTTTTCTTGTAAATACGCTGTGAATTAGAGGATACTCTGTTTTTCTTATGGTTGTAGCGTAATGCAGCGAATCTTGATACTTTTGTGTGATTGTTTGGGAATTGGGCTTGGTTTGTTTGATGTTATGGTGGCGAAGAGGGGAAAATGGGAAGAGTTTTGCCTTAGGCGGTGGTGATGCAATTAGAGCCATTTTTCTTGGCTTGTTTTTTCTGTTTTTGTTTTGGTACTTATATACAAAATTTTGtgggattttgattttttttttcttggaaaTTCATGTGGTGGATTTGATGTTTGCCAAACCTTTTATGGACGGAAAAAAGACAATCAACATCTCAAAGGAGTTTAATAAGGCGGTAGcttattcaaaataataataacaataatcacAATAAGGCGGTAGCAGTTTTTGTGGGGTTGAATTGGGGATTTTGCATGTATCTTGTGAAAGGCTAGTGCTGGAAAGGATCAAGATTTTTTGGGTTCACACAAGATATATGCAATTCACGCCTTTTGTCCTTTTCTGTTTGCTTAGAGATATTTGGGAGTGCAAAGTTTGTGTTGTGTGGTTGCGTTTATATCTCTATGAACCTCATCTCCTTCTTTATCTAAAACCTCACTCTCAAACATCATCTGGACATTGCCTGAGAAATGGCTGCAACAGCTGCTACAAGTACTTCTCTGTTCAATTCTTCCAAGCAAATTGTATCAACCTCTAGTACAACTTCAGGTACCTTtcttttgaaaataataatggTTTTTATGTAATCTTGATTCCTTGTCTGATGAAACGAAGCACATTAACTGGTCTTTTGGATATTTTAATTGCTTGGATTGGAGTTAGATCAAGGTCTTAATGAATAGGATTCATGGTTATGTGTAGGTTTCTATGTAATCTTGATTCCTTGAGTTTTTTTATGGTTAAAGATTGCTAAAATCACATTTTAAATGTAGGAGTTTGATAGATATTGTTATAATCGCCACTAACTTTTTCTTGAGCTTCATATTCACACTGTTCTTATTGTGAGTATCTTTCGTATGGTATCGAATATCAATTTTCTTGTAGCCACTGGTTTTTGGGGGAGTTCTTTGCCTCGAAATCATCCAGTTAAGAGAAGATTAATTAAGATTAGAGGGCAAGTCACTGCTGCTGCTGCAGCCGCCGCCGCTGCCCTCGTTACGGAAACTAAAGAGTAAGTTCATATAAATCTCATGCTTTCAGTTTTTTTCCAAGATTAGAATGTCAGTTTTGTGCTTTGTTCAACTCTTTATTGGCCAAGACGATTGCATTTTGTCCATGAAGTCTCATGGTGTAGTTTCTTGAATGCTGTTTTGTAGTTATGTGCTTCCTAGATGGGCCGACTTTGATCTCGGAAGAGCTCCGGTCTACTGGAAGACCATGAACGGCCTTCCCCCTACCGCCGTATGTAAAATGTTTAGCTTTCAACTTGATTTCCTCTATATTCTGTTCATATGTGTGATTTCTTGAGAAAAAAATAACAGGGAGAAAGACTAAAGCTATTCTATAATCCTACGGCAAACAAGCTTGTTCCCAACGAAGACTATGGAATTGCTTTTAATGGTAAGTTATCACGCCCCATCCAAAGTTAGCTTCAACAGACTTTGTGACATGTCATTCCCtttccataaaccatgaaactGAATCAATATTGTTGCAATGCAAATCCAATTATTGATAACTGAATCAATATTGTTGAAATGCAAATCCGAATATCGATGTCCTATTTGAATGTGTGGTGACGTTCCGTTAATCGATACACTGTAGGAGGGTTCAACCAGCCCATCATGTGTGGTGGCGAGCCACGAGTAATGCTCCAGAAAGTAAGAGGAAAAGCCGATCCTCCTTTTTACACAATCCAAATATGCATCCCAAAGCATGGTATACCCCCTTGCACCAATTCACTCTAGTTTATAGATTGTGTCGTGTTTCATTCCCTTGACGTTCTCTATTTTTCAGCAATAAGTTTAATCTTTTCATTTACCAACGGAGTCGATTGGGACGGTCCCTACAAGCTACAATTTCAAGTGCCAAAGGCTTGGCGGAATAGACCAATGTACTTCTTCACTGAGGTTACAAACTGGTCTTCATCCTGTTTAGGCAATATTTCCCTGTCATAACACCAACTATTTCATCGTAAACGTTTGATTTTCTTATGCAGGGTCTTGCTGAGGAGCTGAGTAGAGAAGGTGCATGTGACAAAGCAATATTTCCTGATACTAACATAGTGGTCACTAGATGTGCTATGATTGGCAACTTGACTCTGGAAGGAGTAAGTTTTCTTATCCTTCTCTATTTTACATCACAATGTTGGGTAATATAAGTTACCTCTACTGTTTGGTGTGGCTGCATATATAGCACAACTATCGAAACTGGTGCTTTTGGTTCTGTATCAGTAGCAAAATTCAATTTAGAACGTCTAAAAGATGTGCAAGAAACCTTGAAACTAAACTTTTGTCACGAATACAGGGTGACCGCTGCAGTCTTGATCTCGTACCTGGATGTACTGATCCAAGCTCGCCCCTTTTCGACCCGCTGGCCAACGTGGACGATGGTTCTTGCCCTCCTTACTTAGAATCCGAGGATTAGCCACACTATGCCGGATTCCAGCTCACACGTTTTTGCTGTGCGAGTAATTCTAAAAGGGTTGTGTATAGAACACACATCGATATTGGTTCGATAGTATCCATTGTATACATGTAACTTCTATTGGTTGGGCTGCGCTTGTATATAAAGCAATTTGGGATCAAATAAAGGCCGTAATTTTTACATTATACTTCTCAGATGAGTCAGACCGTCAATCTTTGCTACTGCACTTTGCATCTCTCTGGTAGTGTTTGGAATCGTTTAGCATCTGTTTGGAATCGTTTAGCGATTCTAAGTGatttcaaacactacctaagtgaATGAATATAAGACCGGTGATTGCTCAATCAACCCTTTGAAGGGTATTTTTGCTGTTCCTTACATTTCTGGATTCGTTGAATCCTAATTGCATTTGCAGTTTAAGACATGTTGGATGGTATTAGTTAGTTGAACGCAAAAAGATTTTAAGACTTGTCCGACTCCCCATCCAATGTAGTTAAAGTGATGAATTTAATGTCAATTTGCAGCCTTTATGGAAACGAGATTCAAAATCAGTAGCAATAAAGAAACTATTGGTCAAGATTTTGGTTGCAGGTGGCAAGGACCGGCCTAATTAATAGGATGCTAAATTGgatttgacagcaaaagatTAGGCCAGGTCAAATTTTAATAATGTTATCCACTagatattttaaaacttttgagCTATTTCAATAACTTCAAAGAAAGATTACATTTTTAcagaaatattatatatctatttatattaGGAACTACACATTTAGCATGCTAGACAACAATAGACATGAAACAAGCACTAGCAACTTTCTGGGGAAAGAGAGAACCGAGTAAACTCTTGCCACCTATTTTGCATAGTTTGATACATACAAATACCTAACTCCTATTCCAAGAAAACCACAAGCATCTTCTAAACATTGCATTACACATACTTTCAAGATTCTTTTCCAAACATGACAGCTGGAAATCTTGTTGTTGGGGAATTACACAGGCCGCTTACATCGTTTCATCACAGCTCAAGCCATCTTCTTTCATATTATGTTCATACTTTCCAGCCAGAGAATCGAAGAGTATCCCAGCCCCAACACCGACGGCCAAGTCGATCGTGTAGTGACCTCTAGTAGTTAGTAACCTAATGACTTGCAAGATGTTGAGGACATCAAAGGTGTATGACAATTCCCATCTTTGCATCCGTTTCATGTCTAAAGAAGCGATAACTGAGGCAGCTACATGGccggaataaaacaagaaaaatgaCACATTCCCCACTGGAAAATCTGCACCCGAACCCAAGAATTCCTGTCAAGAAACGATCAAAACATCAGAAATGCTTGTTTAGATCACATATGCAACCAATACACGATTCTGTGCAAGTAATTGATACCCAATCGATGCTGTGCCCTTCTAgctcaatatattctgaattGGCATTCTGAGAAAAACAATCTAGTTGTCCAAATCCCTAGTGATGTTCAACTCTTTTATACCGTTAATTGTAAACCTTTTGTTAAATAACTCATGTTTCTTTTAAATCATTAgtatcaaataattcatgcttgcCAGGTGGATTAGCGGAcctataaaatatttgaatatcaTATTTCCGACTCAAACTCCGATCTGACGGAGCTCAAGCTGTTTGAACCATTGTTTAACTTGAGATCGAGCATATATGATCTAAGTTCTGAGTGTCCTTTGAGTTGCACAAATCTTATGAATAAGAGTTTAGTTAGTTCAAGTTTTCGAAACATTATGAACTTTTCACTCTCAACCAACTCGCTCCATGTAATCGCGAAGACACAACTCATGATGGAACTCGACTCCATTTGTATGCGAATAATCTTCCACAAACTTacataaatattgaattttgaACATAGTTGCAAGAAACATATAAATAAGAACCTGGGGCACTGGAAGCTGTGTGACATATCCAAGAATCCCTCTACATGTGAACATGAATAGCGCGGATAAGGTAGCTCTTGGTCTCCCCTCGATTACAAAGGTCCCTATTATGTAGGCCGTTTGCATCGCCACAAACACCTGAACCACAAATCCATTTTTCAAGATCAATACAGATTCAAAATTTGGAAAATCTCATACAACAATTCAACCTTATAGCTTGGCATACATTTAAGTATGCGCCATCGATTCCAAAGCAAGTCCCATACTAAATCCTATTACGTGGGACCATTTCCATTCAAAATATACTATTATATGGAGCAAACTCTAAAAATAATGTACATGAAACTTTTATATGTCAGTCAACATCAAAATTCAAAGCTAGATCCAAGACCGCACTTTCTTGCCATTTGCAATCAGCATTAATTGCAATGTGCAATTTACACGAATTAAAGTCAAACCCACTATTCAATTTTTTCCCCCTAATCGAGAGAATGAAATGCATTATTAATTTACCGTATTAAGTCCAGCCAGAAGGGTATTGAGGTCGGGCTTGGCGGCGAGAGACCGGTGGAGGGCTGCGGTGGCGACAAAGCCCAGATCAAACGGCGGAGCAGTCGACGGAACCATGTTCAGAGTGTACTCAACCGCCATGAAGAACAAGACGCAGGCAGCGAAGGCGCAAGGCACGGGGTGGTTCCTCGCCGTGCCGTACACGTCCCCCGCCGTCCATTTCAGGAAATGCGCGTTGCTCACGTGGAAACGGGAATTTTTAGCGAAGATCGAGGATGAGGAGAATTTTTTCCGGATCATGTCGGGAGAATCCGGGGGTTGCTTGTGGACGCCGTTGGTGGGTGTGGGTCTTTTGTTAGGAGAGGAACGGAGGCGTGCGGTGGCTCCGTTCATCTCCGGTGGGTGCTCCGATGGGCATGTGGAATAAAGGTGGAGGGTACTTGTGTTTGCATATAATGTATGGGTGTGACGGATGATACGAGGTGGTGGGGTATTTATTTAATGAATTGGGTGTGGAAGTGAGAAATTGAAAATTTAGTTTAATAATTGAAATATATAAGTAAGTGCACGACTTATAGTTTATCTGACGTTAAAAACTAAAGTCTTATATTTAGGATGAGATCTTGAGTTTGAGACTTAAATTTTAACTACTTCCCCAATgtgaaagaaaacaaaaaaattggaGTAGATGATTTCTTCTCAGAAATATAAGTAGAAGAGAGAATTCGATCTTTCAAAGATGGATAGTGATGCGATTATCACAAAATGACTATCGGGGATGGGTAAATTCCCGAGCGGAAAAGGTAGGTGAAGATACAAAATTTATGAATATCTTATCCGTTTGGAGACGAAGTTCTACGAATATTTTTTAGAGAGTGAGTCTATTTCTGTACCTTGCCCCCCAGGATGGGCTTTTATACTCTTCCACCCGGGTCCTCAATGATTATTGGGTATGACCTTACTGATAACTTTTAGGGTGATAAGATGGTTATCACGTGTGATTTAGACCCCCATAATTTTCGGACAGAGCCCACTCCTTTGGATCGTGTTTAGTAATGATTGGATTTGTGATTTGAACCTGACACACTTCAAATAAACGTGGCCGTTTTCTGGCCCTAAAAATAGAAAGGTCGGGGCCCCACTGgttttcctttcctttcctaacttccgaaggcttactccggGAGGTTCTAGCTCCCAGGCCCCTTACCCGGGTTCCTTTCGATCTCCTGTATCGGTCCGGGTGCTAAGGCCTCCCAGGTTAACCCTTCCTCGTAGATCCCAGGTTACAGCCACCCAGTCCCGGGTTCCTTAATATGCTGCGGTTACACCATCCTCTCGGGTCCTATCCACCCGGGGTATCGTAATATGATATCACCATActtcctaaagatagtcgggctaggacctgctccgctgtcccgagaCTTCCTGGGTCCTATCCACCTGGGGTATCGTCATCCCAGGTCCTATTTACCCGGGATATCTTAATGTGATATCACCACActtcctaaagatagtcgggctaggacctgctccgctgtcccgagaCTTCCCAGGTCCTATCCACCCGGGGTATCGTCATCCCGGGTCCTATTTACCCGGGGTATTGTGACATATCCATTCGGGGTATCTACCCGGGAGTCGCTACCCTTACGTCAGCCCTAGACGCTTCGTAGTGCGCCTGTCAGAGAATTTGTCAGACGTCGCTTCAGCTTCTTGAGCACGCTTTGCGTATCTCtaccgttcatttcaaaatacaCGGCTCAGATTATTTTGGCCCCTTTTAGTATTTAATCCTCGCGACCCTTCCTTCTTCTTCTCACCGTCTTTCTTCTTTGCGCGATTATTCTCTGGTTTCTTGCAATCCTCTCCTGTTTTTCGTCGATTGTTCCACGCACACCCTTGTTCAATCTTTATCCTGTAAGTTCCTCTTTTCCTTATGTCTACTGGTACATCCTCTACCTCTGGGGCGAATGCCAAAGGCTCGCCGAGAGACGAAGTGCCAAGTGGTAGCTCGAGCGATGCTCGCTCCGCCTCTGCTCTTCCTTCCCGTCCCCGCGTTTCTAGGAAAACTTCTTCCTCTCGTACTAAAACTTCCGCCGCTTCTTCTTCCTTTAcgaaaggaaaaggaaaaaagaaagtAAAAAACCCCACACCCCTCGCCTCTGCCCCTCCGGCCTTAGGTTGGTACACCTATCTTCCCAGCACCCTATCTCAAGGGGCCGCAGAGGAACTGCGCGGCTCGGGGGAAATCCCCTTATTCCATTCTTTATTCTGCCTTTTACCGGGGAGTACTCCCGATACCCCACCAGCAGGTTGTTACACATTTTTTCGAGACCAAATCCGTAGCGGCCTTCGATTTCCCATTTCTTCTTTTTACCTGGCAATTGCCGATTTCTTTAGGGTTCCTATTAACCAGTTCCATCCGAACTCTTTCTGCATTATGACCCCCACTTACATTCTTTTTAAAATGCACAATTTAGCCATCACCCCTCTCGTTCTTCACTATTTCTTTACCTGCCGATTTAATGAAGGGGCTTTTTCTTTGGCTGCTCGGTTGAACACTCGCTTTTTTTTCGACATCTCTTCCTCTTTGAAGGGATGGAAGGAAAGATATTTTTTCATTCGTCCCCCGGCCCCTTTTACCTTTAGGACTGGCTTCTTATCCAGCCTCCCTTCTCAACCTGATCTCCCGGATCATTATAAAGTCGAGGAGCCTTATGTCCGCAGCCTGGCATTGGTTGGCAACAAAAACTTCTCTTCCCTTGTTCTTTTAACCAATGAAAATATGATAGCTTACGGGTTGGTTACCCGGGAGGAAGATCCCCTTAACCAGGTGATCGACGCTTACGGTGTCCCGGGCGCTCAACCTGGTAATCTCTGGATTTGTCCCCACTTCTTgctttatcaattttaatcattttgtcCCTAATTTGCCCTTTTCGTTGCTGATCCGTCCGACATGATGAGGGAAGAGTTTGCCCGGTGGGCTGCAGAGAGGAGAGCTGCCAAAGAAAAAACTCAAGCCTTGGCAGAGCGGAGGAAGAAGGTAAGGACGGAGGAGGAAACCCGCGTCCTGGCACAGCCACATCCTCCACCTTCCTCCGTCCCTGCTCTCATCCAGCCAACCATCTCCGTTTCTACCTCCCCCCTAAGGAGCGCTGGTGTTCCGGAGGCCCGGGTCCTGATGTTGGCCCCACCTTAACTGGAGTCTCGAGCTCAACTGTCCTTATCTCAGGAGGACCTAGAAGATGAGATCCCCCTCTTCCATCGTAAGAGGAATGCTGCTCAGGTGTTCGAGATGATTGTCCTGagcgactctgagggggtctcCTCTAAGAAGGTTCCAACCCCGACTCCTCCGAATCCCCCGGTGGGCTTTCAGGTGCCCGGCTGGGAAACATATGCTGCTAGCCAGGAGCAAACCAGCCATGTTTGGGGTGGTCCGCAGAGCGCTGCTGCCTGGGGATCCCGGTCCCCTCTCTTTCTATCGGGCACCACCTCCTTCAAAATGGCTCAGCTCCAGAGTCTACTGTCCCCTGAGGATCACTCCCTGCTGTCCGCCCATGCTATTGCTTCCAAATTCTCCGAGGGTATCTCCTACGCCTACACGGTAAATCCCTTCCTTCCTGTATAAAGAAAAGATTTTGCACTTTGCTTCGCCTAACTTGTTTTTCtctcttccttttttttttttacagggTTTGTGCATGCTAACACATGCCCTGGATGAAGCTAATTCAAACCAGGTTAAAGAGAGCAACCGGTGTGGCTCCCTTGAAGAATGCATTGCCCAGCTCCGTACCCAGGTAGCCCGGTTCCAAGAGGCTCATAAAGCGGAAATCCGGTCTCTTCAGGAGTCCCTAGagagttcccaagtggccttgGTTCGGACTCAGGAGAGTTGGAAGCAAAAATTGTCTGAAGTCCAAGACCGCCGCTCCTCTGAGATCCAATCCCTCGGGGCCCAAGTGGAGAAACTTACCCGGGAGCTAGGTCAGGCTCAGGAGGAACGAAACCTGGCTTGGCGTGAGGCGGAGGGACTCCGGGCATCTGCGAGGAAAATGCAAAACCAGCTGGTGATTGCTCGTACAGAGGCAGACATACACCTTTCCTCTGCCCTGGATTCTGCCCAGGCTTTAGAGGAGCGTTTTGGTGCTGAAGCTGAATGGCAGGCCTCCTTCCTTTCTTCCAAGGAGTTCGAGCAGACGGTGATGGATAAGTCCTTCGATTTCTTCACCCGGGGCTTTGACCTCTGTTCTGCTCAGTATGAGGCAGCTGGCCTGATGCAGGAAGGAGTTCCAGATCTTAATTTGGTCATTGCTTCTTTACCCTCCGGTCCTGAAAATGAAGGAGAAGGGCCCCAGGAAGGGGTAGACGCCAGCGAAGAGCAGAAATCTCAAGAGGAAACCGACCCCTCGGGTTCTTAGATTTAGGCTATTCATCAGAGCTTTAGGCTTAGGCTCCTAACTTTTATACAtgtatattttgttattaatGAAAAACTTTGTTCTTGATTCGCCTCTTTACTCGAATGATTTTTTCTGTATGCCTGGCTAAATCCtctgttttgatatttttttaccATGAGCTTCGAACATGAGGGTGGCCTATTCCCTCGGGCATTTTTTATGCCCGAGCGCCAGGAATCCTGGGTCCTTTTCAAGCCCCAAGCGGCGGGTCGCCTGAGCTCATATTGCTCACGCATTACCACGGGCCTTTGAGTACCtgggtggtggatcacctgggttttttgGTGCCAGGGTGGCAGATCATCTGGACTTACatggctcgtgaattaccacgggcctttgagtaccagggtggtggatcacctgggttttttgGTGCCAGGGTGTCAGATCACCTGGACTTACatggctcgtgaattaccacgggcctttgagtaccagggtggtggatcacctgggttttttggtgccagggtggcagatcacctggacttacatggctcgtgaattaccacgggcctttgagtaccagggtggtggatcacctgggttttttggtgccagggtggtggatcacctgggtttattggtgccagggtggcagatcacctggacttacatggctcgtgaattatcacgggcctttgagtaccagagtggtggatcacctggggttttttttttttttttattctgcgTTTACAATAGATCAAAACATGCCTTTTATTTATACAACCGGCAGAAACATAATTTACAGGCGCATATGTACTTTTAAGGATAATAAGACTTAAGATGCAGAGTATTCCAGGGCCTCTGTAGGACTTTGCCCCGGCTGTCCTCCAAATACCAGGCTCTCCTTCCTATCCTTCGAATTACTTTGTAAGGTCCTTCCCATTTTTCTTCTAGCTTCTTTACCCCTCCTGCCGGGTTAACTTTCTTCAGTACCAAATCTCCTATCTGGAATTCCCGGGGTTTGACTTTTTGATTGAACATCTTGATTATCCTGCTCCGATAGGCTTCCATTCGAATAGCGGCCCGTTCTCttttttcttcaatcaggtctaaCTCTTGCGTCCTGTCAATGGTTTTTCCCTCCTGGTGGGCTCTCACCCGGGGGGAGGTCTGTCCGATTTCCACTGGGATCACGGCCTCGGACCCATACACCAAGCTGAAGGGTGTTTCTCCTGTGGCCGTCCTGGGGGTAGTGCAGTAAGACCATAGCACACCGGGGACCTCCTCCACCCAAATTTTACCAGCACCAAAGAGTCGGCTTTGTAAAGTTTGGATGATAGTCCTGTTAGTTACTTCCGTTTGTCCGTTGCTTTGGGGGTACGCCACGGAAGTGAATACCTGCTTTACCATCATCTCTGTGCACcaatcttttattttctttccctGGAACTGCCTCCCATTGTCCGAGACAAGCTTCCGGGGTAAACCAAATCGACAGACAATGTTCTTCCAAATAAATCCCAACACCGCCTCTTCAGTGATTCTCGCTAATGGCTTAGCCTCCACCCATTTAGAGAAATAATCCACTGCCACCAGTAAGAACTTCTTCTGTCCGGGGCCCACAAAAAATGGTCCCACGATATCCATGCCCCACTGATCAAAAGGGCAGGATGCCCACATCGGCTGTAACTCCGCCGCTGGCTTATGAGAAAAGTTCCCAAACCTTTGGCATCCTTCGCACATTTTGACTACCTTCCGGGCATCCTGCTGCAGGGTGGGCCACCAATATCCCGCCAATAGGGTACGCTGGAGCAAGCTCAGAGCCCCTCCGTGATCTCCGCAATAACCTTCGTGTATTTCCTGAAGTACATAGCCCACTTCTCCTTGGGCTAGGCACCTTAGCAAGGGACCCTGAAAAGATCGCCGGTATAACTTTTCATTAATCAAGGTGAATCGAGTTACCTGCCTTCTGAGCTTCCGGGCATGTGCCTCATCCCCAGGAAGGATTCCTGTCTGCAAGTACTCCACAAGGAGAGCCATACAGGATCTTTCCGAGGCCTCTTCTTCCCTTCCTTCAATGGCCATCACCGACCCGGACTGTTGTATCACCTCCCTACTATCAATACCAGTGAGGGATGATGCCACCCTGGCTAGGGCGTCTGCCTCCGCATTATGCTCTCTAGGAATTTGCTCAATGCTCCAGCTAGAAAATTCTTCTCCCTGCTGTTTGATAAGTCCCACATACTCCTGCAATCTCTTCTCTCTGATGCCAAAAGTTCTTTGGACTTGCTGCACTACCAGTTGAGAATCCGAATACACAATCACATGCCTGGCTCCCGCCTCCCGAGCCAATTTCAAGCCCGAGATTACTGCTTCATACTCTGCTTCATTGTTTGACTTGAAAGATGATAATCTTA comes from Henckelia pumila isolate YLH828 chromosome 4, ASM3356847v2, whole genome shotgun sequence and encodes:
- the LOC140866091 gene encoding phosphatidylcholine:diacylglycerol cholinephosphotransferase 1-like gives rise to the protein MNGATARLRSSPNKRPTPTNGVHKQPPDSPDMIRKKFSSSSIFAKNSRFHVSNAHFLKWTAGDVYGTARNHPVPCAFAACVLFFMAVEYTLNMVPSTAPPFDLGFVATAALHRSLAAKPDLNTLLAGLNTVFVAMQTAYIIGTFVIEGRPRATLSALFMFTCRGILGYVTQLPVPQEFLGSGADFPVGNVSFFLFYSGHVAASVIASLDMKRMQRWELSYTFDVLNILQVIRLLTTRGHYTIDLAVGVGAGILFDSLAGKYEHNMKEDGLSCDETM
- the LOC140860027 gene encoding protein POST-ILLUMINATION CHLOROPHYLL FLUORESCENCE INCREASE, chloroplastic isoform X1 → MAATAATSTSLFNSSKQIVSTSSTTSATGFWGSSLPRNHPVKRRLIKIRGQVTAAAAAAAAALVTETKDYVLPRWADFDLGRAPVYWKTMNGLPPTAGERLKLFYNPTANKLVPNEDYGIAFNGGFNQPIMCGGEPRVMLQKVRGKADPPFYTIQICIPKHAISLIFSFTNGVDWDGPYKLQFQVPKAWRNRPMYFFTEGLAEELSREGACDKAIFPDTNIVVTRCAMIGNLTLEGGDRCSLDLVPGCTDPSSPLFDPLANVDDGSCPPYLESED
- the LOC140860027 gene encoding protein POST-ILLUMINATION CHLOROPHYLL FLUORESCENCE INCREASE, chloroplastic isoform X2 — protein: MLFCSYVLPRWADFDLGRAPVYWKTMNGLPPTAGERLKLFYNPTANKLVPNEDYGIAFNGGFNQPIMCGGEPRVMLQKVRGKADPPFYTIQICIPKHAISLIFSFTNGVDWDGPYKLQFQVPKAWRNRPMYFFTEGLAEELSREGACDKAIFPDTNIVVTRCAMIGNLTLEGGDRCSLDLVPGCTDPSSPLFDPLANVDDGSCPPYLESED